From a single Planctomycetia bacterium genomic region:
- a CDS encoding GNAT family N-acetyltransferase translates to MVSIRRSTETDVPTILALYRKVAAIEGGLARIQEEISHEYVRSFVARAMKSGFSFVAQLPSREAVIGEIHAYALGPKVFSHVLGELTIAVDPDTQGKGIGRLLFEHLLHSAKHERKDILRVELIARESNHKAIAFYQKLGFQIEGKMAGRIRGTDGKLEADIPMAWFRQHAY, encoded by the coding sequence ATGGTTAGTATACGACGGTCTACAGAGACAGATGTTCCCACCATTTTGGCCCTCTATCGGAAAGTAGCCGCCATTGAAGGCGGTTTAGCCCGTATCCAAGAGGAGATTTCCCATGAATATGTTCGCTCCTTCGTGGCAAGAGCAATGAAATCAGGATTCTCATTTGTCGCTCAGTTACCTTCAAGAGAGGCTGTTATTGGAGAAATCCATGCCTATGCCTTAGGGCCGAAGGTCTTCTCACATGTCTTGGGAGAACTGACCATCGCTGTCGATCCAGACACTCAAGGCAAAGGAATAGGACGGCTACTCTTTGAGCATTTGTTACATAGTGCTAAGCATGAACGTAAAGACATTCTTCGGGTAGAGTTAATTGCACGGGAAAGTAACCACAAAGCCATAGCCTTTTATCAGAAGCTTGGCTTCCAGATAGAAGGCAAAATGGCTGGCAGAATCCGAGGTACAGATGGTAAGCTGGAAGCTGACATCCCTATGGCTTGGTTCCGCCAGCATGCGTATTAA